In Panicum virgatum strain AP13 chromosome 4N, P.virgatum_v5, whole genome shotgun sequence, a single window of DNA contains:
- the LOC120670351 gene encoding uncharacterized protein LOC120670351, which yields MADDRIRMAIVLGVGAAAAGGPEAVRLLLAVAAGRSTAADVAACVLLICAFTALILGNLLLARFFRDAPRNAGAAPGTQLFAKMTAAVALASMFFVTACLLAIPSIPSGRGNAGGGAERSCRA from the coding sequence ATGGCGGACGACCGCATCCGGATGGCCATTGTTCTCGgcgtgggcgccgccgcggccggcgggccCGAGGCGGTCCGCCTCCTgctggccgtcgccgccgggcgGAGCACCGCAGCTGACGTCGCCGCCTGCGTGCTCCTCATCTGCGCCTTCACCGCCCTTATCCTCGGGAACCTGCTCCTCGCGCGCTTCTTCCGCGACGCGCCGCGTAatgcaggggcggcgccgggcaCCCAGCTCTTCGCCAAGATGACGGCCGCGGTGGCTCTGGCCTCCATGTTCTTCGTCACTGCCTGCCTCCTCGCCATCCCTTCCATCCCTTCCGGGCGCgggaacgccggcggcggcgcggagcgctCTTGCCGTGCCTAA
- the LOC120671414 gene encoding uncharacterized protein LOC120671414, translating into MAGAVPGIVVLALGAGALGGPDGLRLLLAVAGRNPVADIAICLFALTVATAQIRGAVLLARFVRKAPAGAGADPLALTTLLLSLAAASLVAACLVVAPGGLGSVRLLADSAAKNYPIGALVVIAATAAAYLLRVFRERWNARGRAATAERDATARHAHAERFVGLPLLAVVAAAAAAAVGARGGLDALRLSPGFAVAVTIAIVVGATLRVVLFYRRTRNNAAAVGGGGDAAPAPGAAPLARGASASHPPWPPLLAE; encoded by the coding sequence ATGGCGGGCGCCGTGCCGGGGATCGTCGTCCTGGCGCTCGGCGCCGGGGCGTTGGGCGGGCCCGACGGGCTGCGCCTCCTGCTCGCGGTCGCCGGGCGGAACCCCGTCGCCGACATCGCCATCTGCCTCTTCGCGCTGACCGTCGCCACCGCCCAGATTCGCGGCGCCGTGCTGCTCGCGCGCTTCGTCCGCAAGGCGCCCGCAGGAGCCGGCGCGGACCCCCTCGCCCTCACCACCCTGCTGCTGTCCCTCGCCGCGGCGTCGCTCGTCGCCGCGTGCCTCGTCGTCGCCCCCGGCGGCCTGGGCTCCGTCCGCCTGCTCGCCGACTCCGCCGCCAAGAACTACCCCATCGGCGCCCTTGTCGTcatcgccgccacggccgcggccTACCTCCTCCGCGTCTTCCGCGAGCGTTGGAAtgcgcgcggccgcgccgccactgCTGAGCGCGACGCGACGGCACGCCACGCGCACGCGGAGCGCTTCGTCGGCCTGCCCCTCCTAGCCGTagtcgccgccgcagcagcagccgcggtCGGCGCGCGCGGAGGCCTCGACGCCCTGCGCCTCTCTCCCGGCTTTGCCGTCGCCGTCACCATCGCTATCGTCGTCGGCGCCACGCTGCGTGTCGTCCTCTTCTACCGCAGGACGCGCAAcaatgccgccgccgtcggtggtggcggcgacgcTGCCCCTgcgcccggcgccgcgccaCTGGCACGCGGCGCCTCGGCGAGCCATCCTCCCTGGCCGCCGCTGTTAGCTGAATAA
- the LOC120669072 gene encoding uncharacterized protein LOC120669072, translating into MSKAREVFAAKYLVISLCFILAFICNLQGIRMYAHASFLLGSLLPGGETTPAEFVVYMARTVNRGSYAWSLGLRAFYVSLALFNWTFGPIPMLVCSVLMCGLLYFLDTTSDRREEEMRGDCYPLSLFEQRRVKGSAKEITKP; encoded by the exons ATGAG CAAGGCTCGGGAGGTGTTCGCGGCCAAGTACCTGGTCATCTCGCTCTGCTTCATACTCGCCTTCATCTGCAACTTGCAGGGCATCCGCATGTACGCGCATGCCAGCTTCCTGCTCGGCAGCCTGCTGCCCGGTGGCGAGACCACACCGGCGGAGTTCGTGGTGTACATGGCACGCACGGTGAACCGCGGCAGCTATGCTTGGTCGCTGGGCCTCCGTGCCTTCTATGTGTCCTTGGCTCTGTTCAACTGGACGTTCGGGCCCATCCCCATGCTAGTCTGCAGCGTGCTCATGTGCGGGCTGCTCTACTTTCTCGACACCACAAGCGACCGTAGGGAGGAAGAAATGAGAGGCGACTGCTATCCTCTCAGCCTATTTGAACAAAGGAGGGTAAAAGGGTCAGCCAAAGAAATAACAAAACCCTAG